TAGCTTTAAAAGCTCCTGAGAGGCTTACTGACATTATCTGAGTGAATTGGAGGTGTACAGTATTTTAAGACCTACCCTCAATACCTACTTGCCTTCTTGcttaatattgtaataatcaAAGGAATTCAACCATGACATCAGAAAAATAATCATGGACCTCTACAAGTCTGCTAGAACCTTGAGAGCAATTTCTAAAAGCCAGATAGAACCAAGTTCATCTGTTTAAACAGTAATATGCAAGTTTAAACACCATGGGACCATATAGCCATCACACTGTTCAGAAAGGAGACATGCTATTTCTCATAGAGATGTAAAAATGTGTAAACAATACAAATCAATTTCAAGACAACAGCAGATGCTGAAGGTACTAAAGTATCTACATCGACAGTAAAACATGTCCTATATCAAGCCACTGTTTCCAAACTGCCATAAAAAAATGGGTTACAGgggtcgctcaggtggctcagcggtaaaaaaacacacacgctggaaccagagctgggatctcgaatacatcgtatcgaatctcagctttgcctgccagctaaggctgagtggccacatgaacgattggcctgttgttcagatgagcgggatggggtctctctctctcatgactggtgcaattatgacctctgctggctgattgatggcgcatgcacagagataagaaaagagtgctctcagggtgtgtccctccgtacacaacgctgagctgcactgcactcgtcaaagtgtaggtgatgcatacggcatgctgcccacatgtcggagggggcgtgggttagcttcgttctcctcaatcagaacagggattggcattggtggaagaggagagaggaagcataatgcaatcgggaaATTGGATGTGCTTAAAAGGGtggaaaaaaaggggaaaaaatgggTTCGAGTTGGCACCTTCACTTGGGGACAGATATCTTACGTAGGGGTTGCAGCATCATGTTGTAGGGTGCTTTGCTGCAGGAGGGACTGGTGCACTTCATAAAATAGATGTCATTATGAGGAAGGAAAATCATGTGGCGATATTGAATTAACATCTCATTACATTAGCCAATAAGTTATAACTTGGGATTAAATGGGTCTTCCAAATAAACAATAACCCCTAGCATTCTTCCAAATTTGTGGCAAACTGCCTTAAGAAAAACAAAGTGAAGGTAATGGAGTGGACATCAAAGCTCTTACCTTCACCCTTGTAAATCACCCTTGTAAAAAAGTACCCCCATGGTTACTCAGTCAACCAGTTTACTAAATGTAACTCACTGGTGACTTGTGCTAAATTTAGTCAGCCttgtaaaatactgtatatcttACTTATCTTAAACTTTATCATTAAAGTTGAGCAATCGTGCAACTCTTTTACATAAACACTGTCCACAACCTAAAGAAATTACAGAAGTTTATAAAAGGTAAAATCCCTTATTCACAAAAGATCCCAGAAAAGCTTAGTGAATTAGTTAAAGGCTGCAGACactgacacactaacacatttaTGATTTTTATTGATGTACCCAGTTTTATCTTGTCATTGTTTTTTTCTAAGTGAATGATATCAGAGAAAAGTACAAAGCACAGATAAGCAATGCTGTTAGAAACACTGATGAAAGGGATAGAAGAGAGTaaaggagaaagaaaaacaaatagaaTATGGATAATTTTAATATAGAACTTTAATATAGAACGTTTAAGAGTATTCCTCCATGACCTCTCTGATCCAGTAGAGGAATTCACACACCTTGGTGTAAACACCAGGGTATCCTGGCAGGCCACAGCCCTTACCCCATGACACCAGTCCATGCACCTCTCCGAAGCACACCAGCGGACTGCCTGCATCACGCTGACAAAAAGAAATATCCAACTAATGTTACATTTTATTCTATCATCTCTTACtgcaaacaaaaatgtttttgatatTTTGCTCCAAACACACACCAGTTATTGCATTCTCATCACTTTTCTATTCATTAACCTCTTACTCGACAAGAAAAATAGTGTTAGAAATGCACAAAATAGAAGAATAACTAAAAAACATCAGATTTTGGTATTTAGGTATGATCAGGTATTCTATGAATGGAAAATCCTAGGTTTATATCCAAAAGTGTACTTATATCTGTTTCCACGTCTAATAGTGACACAGCCAGGTCTGTTTGCTGTCAATCTAAGAGGAGCACATCTTGGTATTTTAGATAATCTATGGCTTTCTTGCAGCGCTGCTTGCCTTTTTGTATCGCACAGTTTCAAAGACATTTATTTGAGTGAACTCTGACACCTTGACCACCACCAATCCAGCAACTTTGTCCCCACTGGAATTAGTTGCTCGGGTTACATAATTTAATCTCGAAGGTCTTTGTTTTTTTGCTCAACATCACCATCCTTGCACTTAATTTCATTAGCAAATTTGTATTAATCATTTACTTCCAGCGTTGTTTGTTCTTAATTCAGTCCTCTGTCCTCTAAACAATAAGCTTTGCTTTGCGTCTCTGTTTAGTGGATGTGCTGTAAACGCTGACCAACACTCGGTGCTTAGactatacacaccgatcagtaacattaaaaccacctccttgtttctacactcactgtccattttatcagctccacttaccatatagaagcactttgtagttctacaattactgactgtagtccatctgtttttctgcatgctttgttagccccctttcatgctgttcttcaatggtcaggacccccactggaccaacacagagcaggtattatttgggtggtggatcattctcagcactgcagtgacactgacatggtgatggtgtgttagtgtgtgttgtgctggtatgagtggatcagacacagcagcgctgctggagtttttaaacacctcactgtcatagctggactgagaatagtccaccaaccaaaaacatccagccaacagcgccctgtgggcagcgtcctgtgaccactgatgaaggtctagaagatgaccaactcaaacagcagcaatagatgagcgattgtctctgactttacatctacaaggtggaccaactaggtaggagtgtctaatagagtggacacggtatttaaaaactccagtagcgctgctgtttctgatccactcataccagcacaacacacactaacacaccaccaccatgtcagtgtcactgcagtgctgagaatgatccaccacctaaataatacctgctctgtagtggtggtattgctctgtgggggtcccgaccattgaagaacagggtgaaagcaggctaaaaaggtatgtagagaaacagatggactacagtcagtaattgtagaactagaactaaatgcctctatatggtaagtggagctgataaaatggacagtgagtgtagaaacaaggaggtggttttaatgttatggctgatcggtgtatttaccaACACGCgcttactggactagtaattgaaaagtgactgctgggcccttgagcgaggcccttaaccgtaaattgcttagataatatactgtcacagtactgtaagttgctttggataaaagtgtcagaTAAATGCttaaggggcagttgtagcctagcgattaaggtactggactagtaatcaaaaggtcactgccaggttgccactgttgggcctttaagcaaggcccttaacccttaattatttagacagtatactgtcatggtactgtaagtcgccttggaaaagcgtctgctaaatgctcaaAATGTGAAATGTAACTCGTCTTTTAGGAATTTGGCATGTTGTGCTGTATCTACAGTAGGTTTCCTGTACGTTTTTGTTcaacccccccccaaaaaaacttGCAGAGGTTGATTAACTAATATAATTAGTAATTGCCCTTAGCAATACTGTGTGATGCCTTTTGGATGAACTGGAACCCTGTCTAGGGTATATTCCTGCCCAGTGATTCCTGGTGGCAAAAAAGCATTACACAGACGTTCAGCTCTGTGCTTGAAGGAACTGAAATTACTTACAGAGCAGGCGTCCACGCCTCCCTCCTGATATCCAGCACACATCATCCTTCGAGTCAGCAGACCAGGATACGACTTTTCACACTCCTCATCACTCACAACTGGAACATCAGCACACTGCTGTCGAAACGGCATGAACACTGTTCAAAAATAAGGGAAATCAGATCATACCAGATAATATGTGGAGACCTCTTCCAAAAACACATGCAAAATCATAATATtagtataatatttataatatgcagccaatatcttttcttttcctttatgTTATCTAAATGTCATGAGCATGATTTTGTTCAAGCTTCTCTTAACAGAGTGTACAATTGTGCTGATAAGATGATGATCCTACATGTATCAGCATAGAGAGATCCCCATCCAGAGACAGTACAGGCCATTCCTCCATAAGGACATCCAGACGGCAGAGATATTGGTCTCACTGCATCAGTCACCTTTACTGGGTGGTAGAGCTTAATCAGCATAATATCGTAGTCCAGAGTCTGGTAGTCATAGCTAAGAAATGAGAGGAcatatgattatttttaaatatgttgttTACTATAAaagtattgctttattttaaaatatattttcactAATCATAtagtaaaaaatttaatcg
This DNA window, taken from Trichomycterus rosablanca isolate fTriRos1 chromosome 3, fTriRos1.hap1, whole genome shotgun sequence, encodes the following:
- the LOC134309938 gene encoding trypsin-like, whose amino-acid sequence is MRVLILLVLVGAAVAAPSANGKIVGGTECAAHSQPWSVSLNYGYHFCGGVLISEQWVLSTAQCWYNPYSMQLILGEHDVRVFEGTEQLIKTDTIIWHPNYDYQTLDYDIMLIKLYHPVKVTDAVRPISLPSGCPYGGMACTVSGWGSLYADTLFMPFRQQCADVPVVSDEECEKSYPGLLTRRMMCAGYQEGGVDACSRDAGSPLVCFGEVHGLVSWGKGCGLPGYPGVYTKVCEFLYWIREVMEEYS